The following are encoded in a window of Chloroflexota bacterium genomic DNA:
- a CDS encoding sugar ABC transporter ATP-binding protein, giving the protein MTNLLKMQGISKAFFGVPVLKNIDFDLDRGEVHVLLGENGAGKSTLMKILSGAYETDAGSVVLDSETLDLNNYHPVTAEALGIVTIYQHFHLIPHLSVAENLAMPLFTSERGLIRWREVDAHARAVLERIHYDIDPKAKVKDLPVSQKQMLEIAIALSKNAKVIVMDEPTAALSRNETDILFDAIAEIKARGIGIIYISHKLEEVKQVGDRITVLRDGEKITTVSAEDADLDEIVGLMIGKELTRSHEGRDVSYDGDLLNVTDIQSVFLLSPANFSVRKREILGITGLVGAGKTELARALFGADKLVGGSLVLNGDTVVIDSPETAVGSGIGYLPEDRDADGLCLNLSVKQNVSMVLLTKLRGILFNRNSETDIATRVVRSMDIKTSGLSQEVKYLSGGNKQKVVLGKWLSADCNLLILDEPTIGIDVGARGEIYSLIREFVDEAEDRAVIFISSDMTEVIDVTDRILVMADGNLVAELDPKQTSKQEIMHNSVQAQRVVE; this is encoded by the coding sequence ATGACGAATCTCTTGAAAATGCAAGGTATCAGCAAAGCCTTTTTCGGTGTGCCTGTCCTGAAGAATATCGATTTCGACCTCGACCGGGGTGAAGTTCATGTCCTACTCGGCGAAAACGGCGCCGGTAAGTCGACGCTCATGAAGATTCTGTCTGGCGCCTACGAAACGGATGCCGGATCGGTTGTTCTCGATAGCGAGACCCTTGATCTCAATAACTACCATCCCGTGACCGCCGAGGCACTGGGCATCGTTACGATCTACCAGCACTTCCATCTGATCCCTCACCTGAGCGTGGCTGAAAACCTGGCCATGCCCCTTTTTACCAGCGAACGCGGTTTGATTCGCTGGCGGGAAGTGGACGCCCACGCCCGGGCCGTGCTGGAACGGATCCACTACGACATTGATCCCAAGGCCAAGGTGAAGGACCTTCCCGTTTCGCAGAAGCAAATGCTCGAGATTGCCATCGCGCTCTCCAAAAACGCCAAGGTCATCGTCATGGATGAGCCGACTGCCGCGCTCAGCCGTAACGAGACCGATATCCTGTTCGATGCTATAGCCGAGATCAAGGCGCGCGGGATCGGTATCATCTACATCTCCCACAAGCTGGAAGAAGTGAAACAGGTTGGCGACCGCATCACGGTTTTGCGGGACGGGGAAAAGATCACGACGGTTTCTGCCGAGGATGCCGATCTGGATGAGATCGTTGGACTGATGATCGGCAAAGAGTTGACCCGAAGCCACGAGGGGAGGGATGTCTCCTATGACGGCGACCTCCTCAATGTTACAGATATACAAAGCGTGTTTTTGCTGAGCCCGGCAAACTTTTCTGTTCGCAAGCGAGAGATCCTGGGGATCACAGGCCTTGTCGGTGCTGGAAAAACCGAACTCGCCCGAGCTCTCTTCGGTGCGGACAAACTGGTCGGAGGATCTTTGGTCCTGAACGGCGATACGGTGGTGATTGATTCGCCGGAGACGGCGGTTGGGTCGGGTATCGGCTACCTGCCCGAGGACAGGGATGCTGATGGGCTGTGTCTCAACTTGAGCGTCAAGCAGAACGTCTCCATGGTTCTGCTTACCAAGCTGAGAGGTATCCTGTTCAACAGAAATTCGGAGACAGATATCGCGACCCGCGTAGTCAGGTCCATGGATATCAAGACTTCCGGATTGTCCCAGGAAGTGAAGTATCTGAGTGGTGGCAACAAACAAAAGGTGGTTCTCGGGAAGTGGCTGTCGGCGGATTGTAATCTGCTGATCCTGGACGAGCCGACTATCGGCATCGATGTTGGCGCCCGCGGCGAGATATATTCTCTGATACGTGAGTTTGTGGACGAAGCCGAGGATCGAGCGGTGATCTTCATTTCCAGTGACATGACGGAGGTCATTGACGTGACTGACCGCATTCTGGTTATGGCCGATGGCAACCTGGTCGCCGAGCTCGATCCGAAACAGACGTCCAAGCAGGAGATCATGCATAATAGCGTGCAGGCCCAAAGGGTAGTGGAGTAA
- a CDS encoding ABC transporter permease — translation MDQFASERSSVSAGIRGLSRNQGVSMLVILAIMWLVLGLLSPYFFTRDNIMEITLQTAVIAIIAAGETFVIISAGIDLSVGALFAASAVVGGLVLEATGSLPLSLAATIAFGSLLGLTNGILITKLWVPPFIATLGMMGVARGLALILSDGIPIYGLPDVYKFIGQGKFFDLIPVPTVIMVVVFIVGFIIANYTRFGRFVYAIGSNAEAARLSGIKVARVTIGVYVICGLLTGLASIIEAGRLGIIQPAGGNGYELLAIGAVVIGGTSLFGGEGSIIATLIGAIIMTTIRNGLNILGVNSFWQYVVTGAIIIAAIAIDQYRRRR, via the coding sequence ATGGATCAATTTGCGAGCGAGCGATCGAGCGTTTCAGCTGGCATTCGCGGCCTTTCCCGAAATCAGGGAGTCTCGATGCTGGTTATCCTGGCAATTATGTGGCTGGTGCTCGGGCTGCTGTCGCCCTATTTTTTCACGCGCGACAATATCATGGAAATCACTCTGCAAACGGCTGTCATCGCGATTATCGCTGCCGGTGAGACCTTTGTGATTATCTCCGCGGGCATCGACCTATCCGTCGGCGCACTGTTCGCCGCTTCAGCTGTGGTGGGCGGTCTTGTGCTGGAAGCCACCGGAAGCCTTCCTCTCTCCCTGGCTGCCACCATTGCCTTCGGGTCCTTGCTCGGCCTGACCAATGGGATTCTCATTACGAAGCTCTGGGTGCCCCCCTTTATCGCCACCCTGGGCATGATGGGCGTGGCCCGCGGTTTGGCGCTCATTCTGTCGGATGGTATTCCTATCTATGGGCTACCCGATGTGTACAAGTTCATCGGACAGGGAAAGTTTTTTGATCTTATCCCCGTGCCCACGGTGATCATGGTCGTGGTGTTTATCGTGGGCTTCATCATTGCCAACTACACGCGTTTCGGCCGTTTCGTCTATGCCATTGGCAGCAACGCCGAAGCCGCACGCCTGTCCGGCATCAAGGTTGCCAGGGTTACGATCGGCGTCTACGTGATCTGTGGTCTGCTCACGGGGTTGGCATCCATCATTGAGGCTGGGCGGTTGGGGATTATTCAGCCTGCTGGCGGCAACGGCTACGAGCTACTGGCCATCGGGGCCGTGGTTATTGGCGGTACAAGCCTGTTTGGCGGCGAAGGAAGTATCATCGCCACACTCATCGGCGCCATCATCATGACAACCATTCGCAACGGGCTGAATATCCTCGGCGTAAATTCGTTCTGGCAGTACGTGGTGACCGGCGCAATTATTATTGCCGCCATCGCGATCGACCAGTATCGGCGACGGCGGTAA
- a CDS encoding substrate-binding domain-containing protein, with protein MFKKLGQILAVLMVFALLTGCVAPAAPVQQPVADQVPAEEPAADESAAEPEDKGEIVFIPKSTSATFYLFLVKGAQDKANELGYTVDYLGPATEADIAAQVDLVRNVTKKKPAGILLAALDSEALIPAVEEAMAAGVPVAMADSGINSDSPLASIITDQYEGGWMAGEEMARLLGEKGLVSNLGIQAGSVSAGRSVGFAEAIAQYPEMSVLETQWTDADAVKSLNIATDQLTANPDLVGFFSAAAPIAAGIAQAAKAKGVDKELKIITFDPSPEILPLFDDGTIQAIIAQDPYQMGYEGVAAIHAFINGETIENPSVELAPVLITPENVDSDVVQALLQTPDKFEK; from the coding sequence ATGTTTAAGAAGCTAGGTCAGATTCTGGCAGTCCTGATGGTTTTCGCACTGCTAACCGGATGCGTAGCACCCGCAGCACCGGTGCAACAACCGGTCGCCGATCAGGTGCCGGCTGAGGAACCGGCGGCGGACGAGTCCGCTGCAGAGCCGGAAGACAAGGGCGAGATCGTCTTCATTCCGAAGTCGACCTCAGCCACCTTCTACCTGTTCCTGGTGAAGGGTGCCCAGGATAAGGCCAATGAACTTGGCTACACCGTCGACTATTTGGGTCCAGCCACAGAAGCTGACATTGCCGCACAGGTTGACCTTGTCCGGAACGTTACAAAGAAGAAGCCGGCCGGAATCCTTCTGGCCGCACTCGACTCGGAAGCCCTGATCCCAGCTGTTGAAGAAGCGATGGCAGCCGGCGTGCCGGTCGCCATGGCCGATTCGGGAATAAACAGTGATTCTCCATTGGCCAGCATTATCACTGATCAGTACGAAGGCGGCTGGATGGCCGGTGAGGAGATGGCCAGGTTGCTCGGTGAAAAAGGTCTCGTGTCCAACCTGGGCATCCAGGCGGGCTCGGTGAGCGCTGGCCGCAGCGTTGGCTTCGCAGAGGCCATCGCTCAGTATCCGGAAATGAGCGTTCTGGAAACTCAGTGGACGGATGCTGATGCAGTCAAGTCCCTGAACATCGCTACCGACCAGCTCACCGCCAATCCCGATCTGGTAGGATTCTTCTCGGCTGCGGCACCAATCGCGGCTGGTATTGCTCAGGCTGCCAAGGCCAAAGGCGTGGACAAGGAATTGAAGATCATCACATTCGATCCCAGTCCCGAGATTCTACCGCTCTTCGATGATGGCACGATCCAAGCCATTATCGCGCAGGATCCCTATCAGATGGGCTATGAGGGCGTGGCAGCAATCCACGCGTTCATCAACGGCGAGACGATCGAAAACCCAAGCGTCGAGTTGGCGCCGGTGCTCATTACCCCTGAAAATGTCGATTCTGACGTAGTGCAGGCACTTCTGCAGACGCCGGACAAGTTCGAGAAGTAA
- a CDS encoding Gfo/Idh/MocA family oxidoreductase produces MNTLNIGLIGTGFMGRTHSNALGQVNKFFNHRIRPVQKAVCARDAERAAAFAENWGWQDVETDWRDIVARSDIDIIDICTPNNTHFDIAMAAAESGKIIICEKPLAMNAQEALAMTEAVEKSGRPSMVSFNYRRIPAIALAKQFLDEGRLGRIFHYRAKYLQDWTISPDLPQGGNTLWRLDARAAGSGVTGDLLAHSIDLALWLAGPIREVTAMTETFIKERRLQDDPETVMPVEIDDACAFLARFGNGALGTFESTRYARGRKNQNTFEINGEKGSIAFDLENAHVIEYYDHADDSLSRGFRTVQVWDSDHPYMKHWWVPGCVIGYEHTFIHQASDFLYGIERGEKLVPDFRDGYEVQLVIDAVLASARTGTWHQMK; encoded by the coding sequence ATGAACACGTTAAACATAGGCCTTATCGGAACCGGCTTTATGGGCCGGACTCATTCCAATGCGCTTGGCCAGGTAAACAAATTCTTCAATCATCGAATTCGGCCTGTCCAAAAGGCGGTATGCGCCAGGGACGCCGAGAGGGCCGCCGCTTTTGCCGAGAACTGGGGCTGGCAGGATGTCGAAACCGATTGGCGGGATATCGTCGCGCGGAGCGATATCGACATTATCGATATCTGCACGCCCAACAATACCCACTTTGACATCGCAATGGCGGCTGCGGAGTCAGGAAAGATCATCATCTGCGAGAAGCCGCTGGCGATGAATGCCCAGGAAGCATTGGCGATGACGGAAGCTGTGGAGAAAAGCGGGAGACCATCCATGGTTTCCTTCAATTACCGCCGCATTCCAGCTATTGCCCTGGCCAAACAATTCCTTGATGAAGGCCGTCTGGGTCGGATCTTTCACTATCGCGCCAAATATCTGCAGGATTGGACCATCAGCCCGGATCTTCCCCAGGGGGGTAATACGCTCTGGAGACTGGACGCACGGGCTGCCGGCAGCGGCGTTACAGGGGATCTGCTGGCCCACTCGATCGACCTGGCTCTTTGGTTGGCCGGCCCGATCCGGGAGGTCACGGCTATGACCGAGACGTTTATCAAAGAACGCCGACTTCAGGACGATCCGGAGACGGTAATGCCAGTGGAGATCGACGATGCCTGCGCGTTTCTGGCTCGCTTCGGGAACGGCGCTTTGGGAACCTTCGAGTCTACACGGTACGCCCGTGGCCGAAAGAACCAGAATACTTTCGAGATCAACGGCGAGAAGGGATCGATCGCATTTGACCTGGAAAACGCCCACGTGATCGAGTACTATGATCATGCTGACGACTCCCTGTCGCGCGGCTTCCGCACCGTACAGGTATGGGACAGCGATCATCCCTATATGAAACACTGGTGGGTTCCGGGCTGCGTCATCGGCTATGAGCACACCTTCATCCATCAGGCGTCGGACTTTCTGTACGGCATCGAGCGAGGCGAAAAGCTGGTGCCTGATTTCCGCGATGGCTACGAGGTCCAGCTGGTCATCGATGCTGTTCTTGCCTCAGCCCGCACCGGGACCTGGCACCAGATGAAATAG
- the glpA gene encoding anaerobic glycerol-3-phosphate dehydrogenase subunit GlpA, which produces MKHIETEILVIGGGATGTGVAWDAALRGFKTVLVEKRDLTHGTTGRYHGLLHSGGRYVVKDPQSARECIAENRILRRTHTHCLEETGGFFVVTPEDEGDFPDRFVAACAETGVPCNEITVAEALRREPLLNPRVSRVFEVPDGAADSFLATHATAQAARIAGAELFLYHEVVGLLVEGGEGECRVAGARVRDVANGEDVEIHAAMTISATGAWAGQLAKMAGIEVEIIPGKGTMVAMNHRLVNTVLNRCKMPADGDILVPIHTVSVIGTTDVRVTDPEHLRIEPWEVQFMLDEGDKLVPGLSKARVVRAWAGVRPLYQEGYTGASREATRQFTLLDHRERDGVAGLLTITGGKWTTFRLMAEKTVDKAVGHLGELKGCITANTPVPGVEQGFYWLGHRLHEVEAARLQGQLVCECELVTRSMLENAARNNPTVTLDDLRRDVRLGMGPCQGGFCTYRAVGILHEIGDQRSEIGAVDWNVAFLQSPAYNQDDEAGNRHLPLTIDNSPLAISSPNLLLRDFLQERWKGVTPILWGRQLKQERLDELIYLSLMNADHLPDDGGSSPLSEFYNFDTTPNENMDIPE; this is translated from the coding sequence ATGAAACACATCGAAACTGAAATCCTGGTGATCGGCGGCGGGGCGACCGGCACCGGCGTTGCGTGGGACGCGGCCCTGCGCGGGTTCAAGACAGTGCTGGTCGAGAAACGGGACTTGACGCATGGCACTACCGGGCGCTATCATGGCCTGTTGCACAGCGGCGGGCGTTACGTGGTCAAAGACCCGCAGAGTGCCCGCGAGTGCATCGCTGAAAACAGGATATTAAGGAGAACACACACCCACTGCCTGGAAGAAACAGGCGGTTTTTTTGTGGTCACGCCCGAAGACGAGGGCGATTTCCCCGATCGTTTTGTGGCTGCCTGCGCCGAAACAGGTGTACCATGCAATGAGATCACCGTGGCCGAGGCGCTGCGGCGCGAACCGCTGCTCAATCCTCGCGTCAGCCGTGTCTTTGAGGTGCCGGACGGCGCTGCCGACAGCTTTCTGGCAACCCATGCCACAGCACAGGCGGCGCGCATTGCCGGTGCAGAATTATTTCTGTATCACGAGGTTGTCGGGTTGCTCGTCGAGGGCGGAGAGGGTGAATGCCGCGTGGCAGGGGCACGCGTGCGGGACGTGGCCAACGGGGAAGACGTTGAAATCCACGCGGCGATGACGATCAGCGCTACCGGGGCATGGGCGGGGCAACTGGCAAAGATGGCCGGCATTGAGGTCGAAATAATCCCGGGTAAAGGCACGATGGTGGCCATGAATCATCGTCTCGTCAATACCGTGCTCAACCGCTGCAAGATGCCCGCCGATGGCGATATTCTCGTGCCCATCCATACCGTTTCGGTGATCGGCACCACCGACGTGCGCGTCACCGACCCCGAACACTTGCGCATCGAACCCTGGGAAGTGCAGTTCATGCTGGACGAGGGGGACAAACTGGTGCCCGGCCTGAGCAAGGCGCGGGTGGTGCGGGCCTGGGCGGGTGTGCGTCCCCTCTATCAAGAAGGCTACACCGGAGCCAGCCGCGAGGCCACCCGCCAATTTACGCTGCTCGACCATAGAGAACGAGACGGCGTGGCCGGGCTGCTCACCATCACCGGCGGCAAATGGACGACCTTCCGCCTGATGGCCGAGAAAACCGTCGATAAGGCGGTCGGGCATCTGGGTGAGCTCAAAGGGTGCATTACTGCCAACACGCCCGTGCCCGGCGTCGAGCAGGGATTTTACTGGCTTGGCCATCGCCTGCACGAGGTGGAGGCAGCGCGCCTGCAGGGACAACTGGTCTGCGAATGCGAGCTGGTCACCCGCTCGATGCTGGAGAACGCCGCCCGCAACAACCCGACCGTGACCCTGGACGACCTGCGGCGCGACGTGCGGCTGGGCATGGGGCCCTGCCAGGGTGGATTCTGCACCTATCGGGCTGTGGGGATTCTGCATGAAATCGGTGATCAGAGGTCAGAGATCGGCGCTGTGGATTGGAATGTGGCTTTTCTGCAGTCTCCCGCATATAACCAGGATGATGAAGCGGGAAACCGCCATTTACCATTGACAATTGACAATTCACCATTGGCAATCAGTAGCCCCAACCTGCTGCTGCGCGACTTCCTGCAGGAACGCTGGAAAGGTGTCACACCCATTTTGTGGGGCCGGCAACTGAAGCAGGAACGCCTGGATGAGCTCATCTACCTCAGCCTGATGAATGCCGACCACCTGCCCGACGATGGCGGCAGCAGTCCACTCAGCGAGTTCTATAACTTCGACACGACGCCCAACGAGAACATGGACATTCCCGAATGA
- the glpB gene encoding glycerol-3-phosphate dehydrogenase subunit GlpB: protein MIDLLVIGEGLSGLMAAYHAARAGLSVRVIGKGLGALHWDAGTIDLLGYLPGAHDSLRCPMKQLGLLDPAHPYHLLGEATLAAALAQFVALTAELGLPYSPAVVAGENSLLSSPLGAARPVFLAPAAQQGGDLGSSAPMVVVGFKGLRDFYPALIAENLNKLGYPARAAFLPYQLLSGRRDANTVHLAHELDAPARRAKLAAALKKLLEPGERIGLPAILGIDDHPAALVHLEQIVQAPIFEIPTLPPSVPGIRLVKSLRQHLLQLGVRVEAGMEAIGFETNGGNNIQWVETETSARPLKHRAKSYLLATGGILGGGFDSDHTGRVWEVVFDLPLTIPQQRSHWFRPQFLEATGQPVFRGGVPVNRRFQPVRPSGEPVYANLWAAGGTLAGADPIRERSLTGIAVATGFAAAQQIATSHALT, encoded by the coding sequence ATGATCGACTTACTCGTCATCGGCGAGGGCCTGTCGGGGCTGATGGCCGCTTACCACGCCGCCAGGGCTGGTTTGAGCGTGCGTGTCATCGGCAAGGGCCTGGGTGCGCTGCACTGGGATGCCGGCACCATCGATCTGCTTGGTTATTTGCCCGGCGCCCACGACTCCCTTCGCTGCCCCATGAAACAACTCGGTTTGCTTGATCCAGCACATCCCTACCATCTGCTGGGCGAAGCGACTCTGGCCGCCGCCCTTGCGCAATTCGTCGCGCTGACCGCCGAACTGGGGTTGCCCTACAGCCCCGCCGTTGTCGCTGGCGAAAACAGCTTGCTTTCCTCACCCCTGGGCGCAGCCCGGCCGGTGTTTCTGGCCCCCGCTGCTCAGCAGGGCGGCGATCTCGGCAGTTCCGCCCCGATGGTGGTCGTTGGCTTCAAGGGCCTGCGTGATTTCTACCCTGCCCTCATCGCTGAAAACCTGAATAAACTGGGCTACCCGGCTCGTGCTGCCTTTCTGCCATACCAGTTGCTCAGCGGCCGCCGAGACGCCAACACTGTGCATTTGGCCCATGAACTGGACGCCCCCGCACGCCGGGCAAAGCTGGCGGCGGCGTTAAAAAAATTGCTTGAGCCGGGTGAGCGGATTGGCTTGCCGGCCATTTTGGGCATAGATGATCACCCCGCTGCGCTCGTCCATCTCGAACAGATCGTGCAGGCTCCGATCTTCGAGATTCCCACCTTGCCGCCCAGCGTGCCGGGCATACGCCTGGTCAAGTCGCTGCGGCAGCATTTGCTACAACTTGGCGTGCGCGTCGAGGCAGGCATGGAAGCGATAGGTTTCGAGACCAACGGAGGCAACAACATCCAGTGGGTCGAGACCGAGACCAGCGCCCGTCCTCTCAAGCATCGAGCAAAAAGCTATTTGCTGGCGACCGGCGGCATTCTCGGTGGCGGTTTCGACAGCGATCACACGGGACGGGTATGGGAGGTGGTTTTCGATCTGCCGCTCACCATCCCGCAGCAACGTAGCCACTGGTTTCGACCGCAATTCCTGGAGGCCACCGGCCAGCCTGTCTTCCGCGGTGGCGTGCCGGTCAATCGACGATTTCAGCCGGTCCGACCCTCGGGTGAGCCTGTCTATGCCAATCTGTGGGCTGCGGGCGGTACGTTGGCCGGCGCTGATCCCATCCGCGAGCGCAGCCTGACCGGGATCGCCGTGGCCACCGGTTTCGCGGCTGCTCAACAGATCGCTACCAGTCACGCGCTCACGTAA
- a CDS encoding anaerobic glycerol-3-phosphate dehydrogenase subunit C, with translation MFTESWLSVGPSLDDCIKCNICSSYCPVAAVTDLFPGPKYVGPQAQRFRENGQPHSPDHSVDYCSGCRVCNEVCPTGVKIAELNARARAQIVADQGISLRNRLLGRNELLGKVGSIAPSLANFGLHNPVSRVLADKVMGIAKEAPLPHWSRNGTFGSWIKRTGDQRLRSDRKVVYYHGCATMYYEPFIGKAAVAVLEHNGFEVIVPPQNCCGLPMLSNGEFKAARNYHEGNIQKLTGYAREGLAIVGTSTSCTLTLKEEAPELLDMHSEEANTLKMAVWDIFEWLRELYQAGELRSDFHRIDMVLPYHAPCQYRAHRVGKPAMEILMLIPGIDLRESHARCCGIAGTYGYKVEKYQIGMDVGEELFGFVREQGDAVEMTACDSETCRWQLEHGTGLPSRHPIEILAAAYGLYDLEARALVGS, from the coding sequence ATGTTCACAGAATCCTGGCTATCCGTCGGCCCCTCGCTCGACGACTGCATCAAATGCAATATCTGCAGCAGTTACTGTCCCGTGGCGGCCGTCACCGACCTGTTCCCCGGTCCGAAATATGTAGGCCCACAGGCGCAGCGCTTTCGGGAAAACGGCCAGCCGCACTCCCCTGACCACTCGGTTGATTACTGCTCCGGTTGCCGCGTGTGCAACGAGGTTTGCCCCACCGGCGTCAAAATCGCCGAGCTGAACGCCCGTGCGCGCGCCCAAATCGTCGCTGACCAGGGCATTTCGTTACGGAACCGTTTGTTGGGCCGCAATGAACTGTTGGGCAAGGTGGGCAGCATCGCGCCGTCGCTGGCGAATTTCGGGCTGCATAACCCTGTCAGCCGGGTGTTGGCAGATAAAGTCATGGGCATCGCCAAAGAGGCGCCGTTGCCTCATTGGAGCAGGAACGGCACCTTTGGGTCCTGGATAAAACGCACGGGGGATCAACGTCTCAGGTCGGATAGAAAGGTCGTGTACTACCACGGCTGCGCGACAATGTACTACGAACCCTTCATTGGCAAGGCGGCGGTGGCAGTGCTCGAACATAATGGTTTCGAGGTGATTGTGCCGCCGCAGAATTGCTGCGGGTTGCCGATGCTTAGCAACGGCGAGTTCAAGGCCGCCAGAAATTACCATGAGGGCAACATCCAAAAACTGACCGGGTATGCGCGTGAGGGGCTCGCCATCGTCGGCACCAGCACCAGCTGCACGTTGACGCTGAAGGAGGAGGCGCCTGAACTGCTGGATATGCACAGCGAAGAAGCCAATACGCTGAAAATGGCCGTGTGGGATATCTTTGAATGGCTGAGGGAACTGTACCAGGCCGGCGAGCTACGCAGCGACTTTCATAGAATCGATATGGTATTGCCCTATCATGCGCCCTGCCAGTACCGTGCTCACCGCGTTGGCAAACCGGCGATGGAGATACTGATGCTCATTCCCGGGATCGATCTGCGGGAGAGTCACGCACGTTGCTGTGGCATCGCCGGCACCTATGGCTATAAGGTCGAGAAGTATCAGATCGGCATGGATGTGGGGGAGGAGTTATTCGGGTTTGTGCGGGAACAAGGCGATGCAGTTGAGATGACTGCCTGCGACTCGGAAACTTGCCGCTGGCAGTTGGAACATGGCACCGGTCTTCCCAGCCGTCATCCCATCGAAATCCTGGCGGCCGCCTACGGGCTATACGATCTGGAGGCGCGGGCGCTGGTAGGCAGCTAA
- a CDS encoding SUMF1/EgtB/PvdO family nonheme iron enzyme, producing the protein MKTATLSAILILLSLAACAVDMSGVGEEQPPSQTGESNAAASAPADQIQTDLTLEALDHVSVTEAPEPAQPEPTDTPEPSQANSPVTPEQTLPAPTESSTSPTKVPDQTTAALVVDQVVWVLIPSGNVIVGSTDEQAASAYSACVSSGRDCFEMQFEREIPRESVFVEQFAITKFEITNAQYDACVLAGVCRPTRTDLDESPISYQAEFADPDRPVVGVSATDASTFCREWLDARLPGRAEWERAARGDDTRTFPWGDTPDPARANLSGAGTFSGESHPDGASPFGVFHMTGNVWEWTDQDVRLAGNMPPKIVVRGGGWNSLPFEGRISYLGESLDPFLARYDIGIRCVRDQGNPSIVQQTEPITIRFDLEGDMLHWLVRNAASATITCYPVLGRTISGHWALEIGVEGSAPIPDRSVTCNLSATGYDGSSDSATLAVGRPSPGCAIAPAPVFADIHQQHAADLGCAVEEMVTIPTIAEQGFQGGHMLWRSDTDAVYVIYSPAGQWQSDPSWKWDGSHPDGAGLVPPPGFFEPKQGFGWLWRNHLGGEHSGLGWATEPERGYENTGQIQVFEEGLLIKGNDAKIFVLLNKDRR; encoded by the coding sequence ATGAAAACCGCTACGCTATCGGCTATCCTGATCCTGCTTTCCCTGGCTGCCTGCGCGGTTGACATGTCAGGCGTTGGGGAAGAGCAGCCCCCTTCCCAGACTGGAGAATCTAACGCGGCTGCAAGCGCTCCAGCGGATCAGATCCAGACCGATCTTACCCTCGAGGCACTGGACCATGTATCGGTCACCGAGGCGCCAGAGCCGGCCCAACCTGAACCCACGGACACACCTGAACCATCCCAAGCCAACTCGCCAGTCACCCCTGAGCAGACCCTCCCAGCTCCAACCGAGTCATCCACATCACCGACGAAGGTGCCAGATCAAACGACCGCCGCGCTAGTGGTCGATCAGGTGGTGTGGGTGCTGATTCCCAGCGGGAATGTCATCGTTGGCAGCACCGATGAGCAGGCGGCTTCAGCATATTCAGCCTGTGTCTCGTCAGGCCGGGACTGTTTCGAAATGCAATTCGAACGGGAAATCCCAAGGGAAAGCGTTTTTGTCGAGCAATTCGCCATAACGAAATTTGAGATCACCAATGCCCAATACGACGCATGTGTGTTGGCCGGTGTCTGTCGACCGACCAGGACCGATCTGGATGAGAGCCCGATTTCATATCAGGCTGAGTTTGCCGACCCTGATCGGCCGGTGGTGGGGGTTTCGGCCACAGATGCCAGTACGTTCTGCCGGGAATGGCTGGATGCTCGCCTTCCCGGCCGCGCCGAGTGGGAACGAGCCGCCCGCGGCGATGACACTCGCACCTTTCCCTGGGGAGACACTCCCGATCCTGCCAGAGCAAACCTCTCCGGCGCGGGAACGTTTTCCGGCGAAAGTCATCCGGACGGCGCCAGCCCATTCGGTGTGTTTCATATGACAGGCAATGTCTGGGAGTGGACCGACCAGGATGTCCGCCTGGCCGGCAATATGCCGCCGAAGATTGTTGTGCGCGGGGGCGGATGGAACAGCCTGCCCTTTGAAGGGCGTATTTCCTATCTGGGCGAATCGCTGGATCCATTTCTGGCGCGCTACGATATCGGCATTCGCTGCGTGCGTGACCAGGGGAACCCCTCGATCGTGCAACAGACCGAGCCGATAACGATCCGTTTTGATCTCGAGGGGGATATGCTCCATTGGTTGGTGCGAAATGCCGCATCGGCCACCATAACCTGTTATCCAGTGTTGGGGCGAACGATCAGCGGTCACTGGGCCCTGGAGATAGGTGTGGAAGGATCGGCGCCGATTCCCGACAGATCGGTCACCTGTAACCTCAGTGCCACAGGGTACGACGGCTCCAGCGATTCGGCAACCCTGGCGGTTGGCAGACCATCCCCAGGCTGTGCGATAGCACCGGCGCCCGTTTTTGCCGACATCCATCAGCAACACGCAGCCGATCTCGGCTGTGCGGTCGAGGAAATGGTGACGATTCCCACCATTGCCGAACAGGGCTTTCAGGGCGGGCACATGCTTTGGCGCAGCGACACCGATGCAGTATACGTCATCTATTCGCCAGCTGGCCAATGGCAAAGTGATCCCAGTTGGAAATGGGATGGCAGCCATCCCGATGGCGCTGGCCTGGTGCCGCCGCCAGGCTTCTTTGAGCCCAAACAAGGTTTTGGTTGGCTGTGGCGAAACCACCTGGGTGGGGAGCATAGTGGGCTTGGTTGGGCCACGGAGCCTGAACGGGGCTACGAGAACACAGGACAGATTCAGGTTTTTGAGGAAGGACTTCTGATCAAGGGCAACGATGCAAAGATATTTGTGCTGCTCAACAAGGATCGGCGCTAG